A single region of the Gossypium arboreum isolate Shixiya-1 chromosome 12, ASM2569848v2, whole genome shotgun sequence genome encodes:
- the LOC108479994 gene encoding putative pentatricopeptide repeat-containing protein At2g02150 isoform X2, which produces MKLISATLSFLTKMLVSLRNLLHINRSIPARVSHPFLLFQNPHLLSFSPPSNNSLVFCPFVLFTSFCFVIKFPFGTKSNCNTNIFLDDLSRESLCKIIRQDQWNDPKIVSLFGSSLAPIWVSKILVGLKQEPHLALKFFKLAKTQKGFSPTSESYCRLVHILFYGRMYFDATAVLKEFILSRRGVVLPGCDFFDVLWSTRNVCPYGFGVFDALFSVLVDTGLLEEASRCFTKMKRFRVLPKVRSCNAFLHRICKSGRRDQSRRFLEEMVGAGIAPSVYTYNIVIDCMCKEGDLETARMLFRQMKEIGLTPDVVTYNSLLDGYGKMMPRAFEFFREMRNKGLKPNVVTYSTFIDAFCKEGMMQQGIKFLVDMRRLGLFPNEYTYTSLIDANCKAGNLTEALKLANEMLQANIALNIVTYTTIIDGLCEAGRTKEAEEVFRAMLKAGLTPNVQAYTALTHGYMKVKKMEHALNLLKEMKEKSIKPDLLLHGTIIWGLCNDDKIEETKCVTDEMKASGLSLNPVIYTTIMDSYFKAGKTSEALNLLEEMWDLGIEVTVVTFCVLVDGLCKNGLVLEATNYFNRMPDFNLQPNVAVYTVLIDGLCKNNFIEAAKSMFDEMLSKKLVLDTTAYTALIDGNLKHGNFKEALNLRDRMIEMGMELDLPAYTSLVSGFCRCGQLEKAREFLDEMISKHILPDEILCIGVLRKYYELGHVTEAIELQNEMAKMGLITSPVHLAVPSVQT; this is translated from the exons ATGAAGCTAATCTCTGCAACTCTAAGTTTCTTAACCAAAATGCTTGTATCTCTCCGCAATCTCTTACACATCAACCGCAGCATCCCTGCCAGAGTAAGCCACCCTTTTCTTCTCTTTCAAAACCCTCATCTCCTCAGTTTTTCTCCACCCTCCAATAACTCTCTTGTTTTCTGCCCTTTTGTTTTGTTCACTAGTTTTTGTTTTGTGATCAAGTTCCCATTTGGGACTAAGTCTAATTGTAATACAAACATTTTTTTAGATGATCTCAGTAGGGAATCATTGTGTAAAATCATTCGACAGGACCAATGGAATGACCCAAAGATTGTCAGTTTATTTGGTTCAAGCTTGGCACCCATTTGGGTGTCTAAGATTTTGGTTGGTTTGAAACAGGAACCTCATTTGGCATTGAAATTCTTCAAATTGGCGAAAACCCAGAAAGGGTTTAGCCCTACAAGTGAATCTTATTGTAGATTAGTACACAttttgttttatggtagaatgtaTTTTGATGCTACTGCTGTTCTTAAGGAATTCATTTTGTCAAGGCGTGGGGTAGTGCTTCCAGGTTGCGATTTTTTTGATGTTCTTTGGTCTACTAGGAATGTTTGTCCGTATGGTTTTGGGGTGTTTGATGCTTTGTTTAGTGTGTTGGTGGATACGGGATTACTTGAGGAGGCTAGCCGATGTTTTACGAAAATGAAAAGGTTTAGAGTTTTGCCTAAAGTTCGTTCTTGCAATGCTTTTTTACATAGGATTTGTAAGTCGGGGAGGAGGGACCAATCTCGGAGATTTTTGGAGGAAATGGTTGGGGCTGGCATCGCCCCGTCAGTTTACACCTATAATATAGTGATAGATTGTATGTGCAAAGAAGGGGACTTGGAGACTGCAAGAATGTTATTTAGACAAATGAAAGAGATTGGCCTAACACCGGATGTTGTCACATATAACTCCCTACTTGATGGATATGGAAAG ATGATGCCTCGAGCTTTTGAGTTTTTTCGTGAAATGAGGAATAAGGGGTTGAAACCAAATGTTGTTACTTATAGCACATTTATTGATGCATTTTGCAAGGAAGGGATGATGCAGCAAGGGATTAAATTCTTAGTTGATATGAGGCGGCTTGGTCTTTTTCCCAATGAGTACACGTATACTTCTTTAATCGATGCTAATTGTAAAGCTGGTAACCTAACTGAAGCATTGAAGCTGGCTAATGAGATGTTGCAGGCAAATATTGCCTTGAACATTGTTACATATACAACTATAATCGATGGCCTTTGTGAAGCAGGGCGAACTAAGGAAGCAGAGGAAGTTTTTAGGGCAATGCTGAAAGCTGGTTTAACTCCTAATGTGCAAGCTTATACTGCCCTTACTCATGGCTATATGAAAGTTAAGAAGATGGAGCATGCATTGAATCTTTTGAAAGAAATGAAGGAGAAAAGCATTAAACCAGACCTTTTGTTGCATGGAACTATCATCTGGGGACTATGCAACGATGATAAAATAGAAGAAACTAAATGTGTCACCGATGAAATGAAGGCATCTGGACTGAGTCTGAATCCAGTCATATATACTACAATCATGGATTCTTATTTTAAGGCGGGGAAAACCAGTGAGGCACTGAATCTGCTAGAAGAAATGTGGGACCTGGGAATTGAAGTTACAGTTGTGACTTTTTGTGTTTTGGTTGATGGTTTGTGCAAAAATGGATTGGTTCTAGAGGCAACTAATTATTTCAATAGAATGCCAGATTTCAATTTGCAACCTAATGTTGCAGTTTATACAGTATTGATCGATGGCCTCTGTAAAAATAATTTCATTGAAGCAGCCAAAAGCATGTTCGATGAAATGCTTAGTAAAAAATTGGTTCTGGATACAACTGCTTACACTGCTTTAATAGATGGAAATCTGAAGCATGGGAATTTTAAGGAAGCTTTGAATCTGCGGGACAGAATGATTGAAATGGGCATGGAGCTTGATTTGCCGGCTTACACTTCCCTGGTTTCAGGGTTTTGCCGATGTGGCCAGTTAGAGAAAGCAAGAGAATTTCTGGATGAGATGATAAGCAAGCATATTCTCCCTGATGAAATTCTTTGCATTGGTGTATTAAGGAAGTACTATGAGCTCGGACATGTTACTGAAGCCATTGAGTTGCAAAATGAAATGGCTAAGATGGGTTTAATTACTAGTCCCGTCCATCTTGCTGTTCCGAGTGTACAAACTTAA
- the LOC108479994 gene encoding putative pentatricopeptide repeat-containing protein At2g02150 isoform X1 codes for MKLISATLSFLTKMLVSLRNLLHINRSIPARVSHPFLLFQNPHLLSFSPPSNNSLVFCPFVLFTSFCFVIKFPFGTKSNCNTNIFLDDLSRESLCKIIRQDQWNDPKIVSLFGSSLAPIWVSKILVGLKQEPHLALKFFKLAKTQKGFSPTSESYCRLVHILFYGRMYFDATAVLKEFILSRRGVVLPGCDFFDVLWSTRNVCPYGFGVFDALFSVLVDTGLLEEASRCFTKMKRFRVLPKVRSCNAFLHRICKSGRRDQSRRFLEEMVGAGIAPSVYTYNIVIDCMCKEGDLETARMLFRQMKEIGLTPDVVTYNSLLDGYGKVGFLDEVLFYFEEMKNVGCDPDVITYNALINCFCKFQMMPRAFEFFREMRNKGLKPNVVTYSTFIDAFCKEGMMQQGIKFLVDMRRLGLFPNEYTYTSLIDANCKAGNLTEALKLANEMLQANIALNIVTYTTIIDGLCEAGRTKEAEEVFRAMLKAGLTPNVQAYTALTHGYMKVKKMEHALNLLKEMKEKSIKPDLLLHGTIIWGLCNDDKIEETKCVTDEMKASGLSLNPVIYTTIMDSYFKAGKTSEALNLLEEMWDLGIEVTVVTFCVLVDGLCKNGLVLEATNYFNRMPDFNLQPNVAVYTVLIDGLCKNNFIEAAKSMFDEMLSKKLVLDTTAYTALIDGNLKHGNFKEALNLRDRMIEMGMELDLPAYTSLVSGFCRCGQLEKAREFLDEMISKHILPDEILCIGVLRKYYELGHVTEAIELQNEMAKMGLITSPVHLAVPSVQT; via the coding sequence ATGAAGCTAATCTCTGCAACTCTAAGTTTCTTAACCAAAATGCTTGTATCTCTCCGCAATCTCTTACACATCAACCGCAGCATCCCTGCCAGAGTAAGCCACCCTTTTCTTCTCTTTCAAAACCCTCATCTCCTCAGTTTTTCTCCACCCTCCAATAACTCTCTTGTTTTCTGCCCTTTTGTTTTGTTCACTAGTTTTTGTTTTGTGATCAAGTTCCCATTTGGGACTAAGTCTAATTGTAATACAAACATTTTTTTAGATGATCTCAGTAGGGAATCATTGTGTAAAATCATTCGACAGGACCAATGGAATGACCCAAAGATTGTCAGTTTATTTGGTTCAAGCTTGGCACCCATTTGGGTGTCTAAGATTTTGGTTGGTTTGAAACAGGAACCTCATTTGGCATTGAAATTCTTCAAATTGGCGAAAACCCAGAAAGGGTTTAGCCCTACAAGTGAATCTTATTGTAGATTAGTACACAttttgttttatggtagaatgtaTTTTGATGCTACTGCTGTTCTTAAGGAATTCATTTTGTCAAGGCGTGGGGTAGTGCTTCCAGGTTGCGATTTTTTTGATGTTCTTTGGTCTACTAGGAATGTTTGTCCGTATGGTTTTGGGGTGTTTGATGCTTTGTTTAGTGTGTTGGTGGATACGGGATTACTTGAGGAGGCTAGCCGATGTTTTACGAAAATGAAAAGGTTTAGAGTTTTGCCTAAAGTTCGTTCTTGCAATGCTTTTTTACATAGGATTTGTAAGTCGGGGAGGAGGGACCAATCTCGGAGATTTTTGGAGGAAATGGTTGGGGCTGGCATCGCCCCGTCAGTTTACACCTATAATATAGTGATAGATTGTATGTGCAAAGAAGGGGACTTGGAGACTGCAAGAATGTTATTTAGACAAATGAAAGAGATTGGCCTAACACCGGATGTTGTCACATATAACTCCCTACTTGATGGATATGGAAAGGTAGGATTTTTGGATGAAGTCCTTTTCTATTTTGAAGAGATGAAGAACGTAGGGTGTGACCCTGATGTAATTACATACAATGCCTTGATAAACTGCTTTTGTAAATTTCAGATGATGCCTCGAGCTTTTGAGTTTTTTCGTGAAATGAGGAATAAGGGGTTGAAACCAAATGTTGTTACTTATAGCACATTTATTGATGCATTTTGCAAGGAAGGGATGATGCAGCAAGGGATTAAATTCTTAGTTGATATGAGGCGGCTTGGTCTTTTTCCCAATGAGTACACGTATACTTCTTTAATCGATGCTAATTGTAAAGCTGGTAACCTAACTGAAGCATTGAAGCTGGCTAATGAGATGTTGCAGGCAAATATTGCCTTGAACATTGTTACATATACAACTATAATCGATGGCCTTTGTGAAGCAGGGCGAACTAAGGAAGCAGAGGAAGTTTTTAGGGCAATGCTGAAAGCTGGTTTAACTCCTAATGTGCAAGCTTATACTGCCCTTACTCATGGCTATATGAAAGTTAAGAAGATGGAGCATGCATTGAATCTTTTGAAAGAAATGAAGGAGAAAAGCATTAAACCAGACCTTTTGTTGCATGGAACTATCATCTGGGGACTATGCAACGATGATAAAATAGAAGAAACTAAATGTGTCACCGATGAAATGAAGGCATCTGGACTGAGTCTGAATCCAGTCATATATACTACAATCATGGATTCTTATTTTAAGGCGGGGAAAACCAGTGAGGCACTGAATCTGCTAGAAGAAATGTGGGACCTGGGAATTGAAGTTACAGTTGTGACTTTTTGTGTTTTGGTTGATGGTTTGTGCAAAAATGGATTGGTTCTAGAGGCAACTAATTATTTCAATAGAATGCCAGATTTCAATTTGCAACCTAATGTTGCAGTTTATACAGTATTGATCGATGGCCTCTGTAAAAATAATTTCATTGAAGCAGCCAAAAGCATGTTCGATGAAATGCTTAGTAAAAAATTGGTTCTGGATACAACTGCTTACACTGCTTTAATAGATGGAAATCTGAAGCATGGGAATTTTAAGGAAGCTTTGAATCTGCGGGACAGAATGATTGAAATGGGCATGGAGCTTGATTTGCCGGCTTACACTTCCCTGGTTTCAGGGTTTTGCCGATGTGGCCAGTTAGAGAAAGCAAGAGAATTTCTGGATGAGATGATAAGCAAGCATATTCTCCCTGATGAAATTCTTTGCATTGGTGTATTAAGGAAGTACTATGAGCTCGGACATGTTACTGAAGCCATTGAGTTGCAAAATGAAATGGCTAAGATGGGTTTAATTACTAGTCCCGTCCATCTTGCTGTTCCGAGTGTACAAACTTAA